GAGAGCTCGGAATGCAGGGGAAAGGTCGCAGTGGGGATTTGGcgcctcccttcctgccccttcaGTCCCTTTTCTGCGGAGCCCACAGAGAGCGGGGATATGCTGGGTTCTCACGCATCCAGCCCGGCACGTGAAACAGCCAGTCCTAGAGCTCAGCGGACCTGCCAAGAGTCACCCTGTCCCCGAGCTTTGGCCCTCCCCCATCCTGTTCTCCAGAAGGGAGGCAGTGCAACCACCGTCAGCCTTGCCTTCGCGGTGGCTTGTATGTTCCTTCCCACGGCCACCCCACTCCCAGCGTCTCCCCAGGACTTTACTTTCCAAGACCCACCATTAGGTGCTCTCACGTCTATAAtttgggggttgggaggggagtGCTTAGTAAGGCTTCCCAGCCCCCAAATCTGGGCATAAATCTGTACTAGGAGGTCCTAGCTCTTTGGTTCAATCTGAAGGCAACAAAAATCTCCAATGGCTACATTTTAGATTAAGAAGCAGGCCCAATGAGTGCAAAGTAACACTCCTCTGCAGTTAGACGCGGACACCAGGGCCAGGCAGTATTTCACATTTCCTTAAACAACATGACAGACTCTCATAGAAATCAGAATGTGTTACGTTAATCCTCAGGATTTGGAAtgaggggtgggcgggggtggcaTCTGTAATCTTGTTATCCCTAAGGAAGGGAAACTCCTGGAAAGTCGGCTCTTCAGTCCCTTTAATGGAGAAAACGGGGTGTTGCAGTGGAGTGGGGGTCTGATGCCCTCCGCCTCTTTGTTGAAACGTCTGGTGAAGAACCATCCTCCTCCCGGAGCCGCACTTCATCGCACCCTAGCTGAGAGCCCTTGGACTGGGGCACTGCCGGTGTGTTTCCACCGGTTTAGTACGCGGAGGTGGGGCGGGGACGAACTTTCTGATTGCTTCCAAAGCTTCACGCAGCAGAAAAAAGCGATGGAAGTTGACACACACGCCTAGTCACTCCCGACCTCACTGTCCCGGACACGCATAGTGGTCACAACTGTTCCGATCGCGAGCCTACGGGACTGCCCCAGGGCACTCCCcgcccccggggggcggggccacgTGCCCACGGACGTGCGGCAGGGCGcttgcgtgcgtgcgtgcgtgcccGAGTGCGCGTGTGCGGACTCAAGGGCTGGGCCGCGGCTATAAGTGGGCGGTGCGGGCGGTTCGGCTGAACCTCCTGCGTCGGAGTGCGCTTTTGTCTTGCAGCGACGGTCTGGGTTGTGACCTCGTGCTCTCGTCGGCGTTGGCAGACTCTCCTCCCGACTCCTGGACGACCTGCAGTTTCTGCGGGCGGGCTACACCCGGCCCTTCCGCCTGGAGGTGAGCGTCCCTCTGGGCAGCcccggctccccacccccatcctccggCCTTCGTGCGGGGTCCGTCGCCTCCTTCCCCTGACTGTGGCTGAGCCTCTTGGagcttccctcctctttctcccccacccagTTCCCCACTCAGCCGCCCCAGCCCTGCTTTCTCCGGGAGTGGCCCTAACTGGGATCCACGTGGCCCACTCCCTGCTCCAGTGCTGAGTTAGGCGTCCGGGCCATGCCCTTCCAAAGGACTCCTAGCATCTCCTTCCTGTTACTGCACTCGGCATATTGCCTGTGTAGTAACTGCCTGTGTTCTTACCTGTCGTCCCTAGACTGGAAGCCGCAAGAAGACATGGTTCATGTTCCCAGGGCCCCATTTTGTCCTAGAACGTTGTAGGATGCTTAACACCTGTGGGATTCAGGGTTTGACTCTCTTAGTATTATTTTGACCTTCAGAAAGTTTATGATTAACTTGAACCTGAATGAGATGTGAGGGAGGCTTCCCAGGCAGATTGCTTTCTCAAGGGCATGCTCTTACAGCCCCGTTCCACGGTAAAAAAGGACTCGGTCTTTAAGGAAGGTTTCTGATCCTTGGACTGTGGCACAGGGATTGTGCATTGCACCTGGCAGAAGCAAaggtttttactttaaaaagaagtaaaagtgttaAGGCATGctcatgaaaagaaacaaaactggcTCCTCAGCCATGGAGTTGACAGTGTAAACATACTTGAGCTTCTGCTGTGGAAAGACATCCATGGGCCCCTGTACCGCTGGCTGGCTGGGTCTCTCCCTTAGCTCCATGGGAAGATAGAAGGGTCAGGGCCAGATGCATGCGCTTCGCGAAAGGCTCTAGACTGACCTTGCCTCTCTTTCTTCAGCATCCAGAGGCCTTCCAGAAGCAGAAGACAGCTCTGCTGCTCTACACAGAAGTTGGGATACTTTCAGCTATGAAGCATATGTTGAACCTGTATTTTGTAGGGGTGGTGCTGACCCTCCTTTCCATCTTTGTGAGACTGATGGAGTCACTGGAGGGCTTACTGGACATTCCATCACCCAGGAGCTCCTGGACCACCAGAGGTCAACTAGCCAGCACAGAACCCCCAAGGGCTTTCCAGAACATCCACCCAGAGGGGTGTGATAAGACCTCCCTCCACCGGCTGTAACCTTGGAACTTTGACCTAAATCTGTTCATCCAGGCATCCAGTTCCCAGCAGGCGAGCTCAGCATCAGTGTTACCAGAGAACTGTTACTAGGCCCTTGAAGGGCCCCTCCATCTGAACGCTTGCCTTGGAAAAAGAGCCTGTTGAGTAGTGTGGGCAGCTTGCCTGTGGCTGTGGGATGGGGTGATTTTGCTCTTCTTCCCAGAGTCTGCCACACTCCTTGTTTTCCTTGGCAGTGTGGCTCTGACCTTTCTTAGATGAGGGATTGTACTCCAGCTTCAGCTGTCAGCAGATGATGGTGTTTTCAGCCCTACTTCCTAAACTTCTGCCAGGAGTTCCTTTGGACTTGGGTGGCTTATGGTCAATTTCTTGGTGTTCGGCTTCTCTTTCACGTGAGCACCTCTGTGCGTGCATGTGGCAGTTGAAGAGGTATGAGGTGTGTGCACTGGGTGTAGGGATGGGGAAGACAGTGTTCAGTGTCCAGTTcccattgttttacatttttaagtccTTCTTCCAATGCAGTGTGTCTGCATGTGTACTGGTctgaaggggacagtggggatTACAGCCACCATGTGGCTTAAGTGAAGTTTTCTAATTAAATAAAGTTGAATGTATACTTCCAATATGTGTCATGTTGACTTCTGCCCTTGAAATTAGTGGTTAGGGAAGAGCCCTTGATTCGTACATCTGAGGTTTAACATCTTAAAACTTGGAGGCACGCAAGTGTTTAAAACACTTTGTTTCAAACAGGgtaaagggccctggctggtgtggctcagcgaaTTGAGCgccagtgtttctctcacacatacttctctctctctttctccctccttcacctctctctaaaaataaataaatgaaaccttttaaaaagcaaaacaaggtAAAGGAACCTCTGGATTTGGAGGCAGGGGCAGACTGCTCTGTCTGAATCCACAGCCGTGGAGTTTGGCCAAGATCCTTACAGTCTTTTGTTGACTCTGTCCAtctctaaagaaaagaaaaataatcacttcTTCTAGTTCCTTCATCTTCAGCCTCCGGGGAAAACAAAGCTATCCAGTCCACGAGGCCTTGgctttttttcagtttcttaaaaatgaattttagggagaggatgggggccagagagaagcattgatgagTTGTTCCAGTTACACCTTCATTGGTGGGTCCTTGTACGTTCCCAGACCCGGGATCAAACCCTCAAACGTGAATGGGGgcgatgctgtaaccaactgggCAACCAGAGGCTGGCCTTGGCTTTTTTATTCTGTGCTCATCTATCAGAATAACTACCGATTCTGCTTGCTCTCCAGACAGGTTGGCAAAACGTCCATACCTCACAGATGACTGTTTCTGCTCTTTCCCAGGTCTGAGC
This sequence is a window from Phyllostomus discolor isolate MPI-MPIP mPhyDis1 chromosome 10, mPhyDis1.pri.v3, whole genome shotgun sequence. Protein-coding genes within it:
- the HILPDA gene encoding LOW QUALITY PROTEIN: hypoxia-inducible lipid droplet-associated protein (The sequence of the model RefSeq protein was modified relative to this genomic sequence to represent the inferred CDS: inserted 1 base in 1 codon); translated protein: MKHMLNLYFVGVVLTLLSIFVRLMESLEGLLDIPSPRSSWTTRGQLASTEPXKGFPEHPPRGV